Proteins encoded by one window of Simiduia curdlanivorans:
- the acnB gene encoding bifunctional aconitate hydratase 2/2-methylisocitrate dehydratase, with product MLEAYRKHVAERAAEGIPPKPLNPEQTAELVELLKNPPKGEEDTLLDLITNRVPPGVDEAAYVKAGFLSAVAKGEASSPLINAESAVKLLGMMLGGYNIETLVSLLDDAKLAQAAAEELKHTLLMFDAFHDVQEKAKAGNANAQAVMESWAKGEWFTKRNKVPESTKMIVFKVTGETNTDDLSPAPDAWSRPDIPLHANAMYKMSRDGLTPDDNGTTGPLKQIAEIKAKGLPVAFVGDVVGTGSSRKSATNSVLWFFGDDIPGVPNKRAGGVCIGNNVAPIFFNTMEDAGALVFEAPVDKMNMGDVIEVRPYDGKILSESGEVLSEFELKSDVILDEVQAGGRIPLIIGRGLTEKARAALGMEPSTLFRKPDVPAASTKGFTLAQKMVGRACGLKEGLGVRPGTYCEPKMTTVGSQDTTGPMTRDELKDLACLGFSADLTMQSFCHTAAYPKPVDIDTQHTLPDFIMTRGGVSLRPGDGIIHSWLNRMLLPDTVGTGGDSHTRFPIGISFPAGSGLVAFAAATGVMPLDMPESVLVRFSGKMQPGITLRDLVHAIPLYAIKQGLLTVEKKGKKNIFSGRILEIEGLPDLKVEQAFELSDASAERSAAGCTIKLDQAPIKEYLTSNITMLRWMIEQGYGDVRTLERRARNMEKWLANPELMEADKDAEYAAVIDINLADIKEPIVCCPNDPDDAKVLSEVAGRKIDEVFIGSCMTNIGHFRAAGKLLDAAKEELSTRLWIAPPTKMDEHQLMEEGYYNIFGRKSARTEMPGCSLCMGNQARIAPNSTAISTSTRNFPNRLGTGADVFLGSAELSAVAALMGKLPTPAEYLSYADKLDSMSGEIYRYLNFNEIESFQKSADEGKRIAAVQIQDVVM from the coding sequence GTGCTTGAAGCTTACCGTAAACACGTCGCAGAGCGCGCCGCCGAAGGTATACCGCCAAAACCCCTTAACCCAGAGCAAACCGCCGAACTGGTTGAGCTGCTAAAAAATCCACCTAAGGGCGAAGAAGACACTCTGTTGGATTTGATCACTAACCGCGTACCGCCAGGTGTGGACGAAGCGGCATACGTCAAAGCCGGTTTTCTCTCTGCCGTCGCTAAAGGCGAGGCAAGCTCTCCACTTATCAACGCCGAATCAGCGGTTAAATTGCTGGGCATGATGTTGGGCGGCTACAACATCGAAACCCTGGTAAGCCTGCTGGACGACGCCAAGCTGGCGCAAGCAGCGGCCGAAGAGCTCAAGCACACCCTGCTCATGTTCGATGCCTTCCACGACGTGCAAGAAAAAGCCAAAGCTGGCAACGCCAATGCGCAAGCGGTAATGGAATCTTGGGCCAAAGGCGAGTGGTTCACCAAGCGCAACAAAGTGCCCGAGTCGACCAAAATGATCGTGTTCAAGGTCACCGGCGAAACCAACACCGATGATTTGTCGCCCGCGCCCGATGCCTGGTCGCGCCCCGACATCCCCTTGCACGCCAATGCCATGTACAAAATGTCGCGCGACGGCCTAACGCCGGACGACAATGGCACCACCGGTCCTCTTAAGCAAATTGCCGAAATCAAAGCCAAGGGCCTGCCGGTTGCCTTCGTCGGCGACGTAGTCGGTACCGGCTCAAGCCGTAAATCGGCCACCAACTCCGTACTGTGGTTCTTCGGCGACGACATTCCTGGCGTACCTAACAAGCGCGCTGGCGGCGTCTGTATCGGCAACAATGTAGCCCCCATCTTCTTCAACACCATGGAAGATGCCGGCGCGCTGGTATTCGAAGCCCCGGTCGACAAAATGAACATGGGCGATGTGATTGAAGTGCGCCCCTACGACGGCAAAATTCTCAGCGAATCTGGTGAGGTACTGTCTGAGTTTGAATTGAAGTCCGATGTGATTCTGGACGAAGTGCAAGCTGGCGGCCGTATTCCATTGATCATTGGCCGCGGCTTGACCGAAAAAGCCCGTGCCGCACTGGGCATGGAGCCCTCTACCCTGTTCCGCAAGCCAGATGTACCCGCCGCCTCAACCAAGGGCTTCACCTTGGCGCAGAAGATGGTTGGCCGCGCCTGTGGCTTGAAAGAAGGCCTAGGCGTGCGCCCCGGTACTTACTGCGAACCCAAAATGACCACCGTGGGCTCGCAAGATACCACCGGCCCAATGACCCGCGACGAGCTCAAAGATTTAGCGTGTTTAGGCTTCTCTGCCGATCTAACCATGCAGTCTTTTTGTCACACCGCGGCTTACCCCAAGCCTGTGGATATCGACACCCAACACACCCTGCCCGACTTCATCATGACCCGCGGCGGTGTATCGCTGCGCCCAGGCGACGGCATCATCCACAGCTGGTTAAACCGCATGTTGCTGCCCGATACCGTCGGTACCGGTGGCGACTCGCACACCCGCTTCCCGATCGGCATCTCCTTCCCGGCCGGTTCTGGCTTAGTGGCTTTTGCGGCGGCAACTGGCGTTATGCCGTTGGATATGCCCGAATCTGTATTGGTTCGCTTCTCTGGCAAGATGCAGCCTGGTATCACCCTGCGCGATCTGGTGCATGCCATTCCTTTGTACGCCATCAAGCAAGGTTTGTTGACTGTTGAGAAGAAAGGCAAGAAGAACATCTTCTCTGGCCGCATTCTTGAGATTGAAGGTTTACCAGATCTTAAAGTGGAGCAGGCTTTCGAACTGTCGGACGCCTCAGCCGAGCGCTCAGCAGCTGGCTGTACCATCAAGTTAGATCAGGCGCCTATCAAAGAGTACCTGACCTCCAACATCACCATGCTGCGCTGGATGATCGAGCAAGGTTACGGCGATGTTCGCACCCTTGAGCGTCGTGCACGCAATATGGAAAAATGGCTGGCCAACCCAGAGCTGATGGAAGCCGATAAAGACGCCGAGTACGCCGCGGTGATCGATATCAACTTGGCCGACATCAAAGAGCCTATCGTGTGCTGCCCGAACGACCCAGACGATGCGAAAGTGCTGTCTGAGGTGGCTGGCCGCAAGATCGACGAAGTGTTCATCGGTTCATGCATGACCAACATCGGTCACTTCCGCGCTGCGGGCAAATTGCTTGACGCTGCCAAAGAAGAACTTTCAACTCGCCTGTGGATTGCACCGCCGACGAAAATGGACGAGCACCAGTTGATGGAAGAAGGCTACTACAACATCTTCGGCCGCAAGAGCGCGCGCACGGAAATGCCAGGCTGCTCTTTGTGCATGGGTAACCAAGCGCGTATTGCTCCTAACTCAACTGCCATTTCTACCTCAACCCGTAACTTCCCGAACCGCTTGGGCACCGGCGCTGATGTATTCTTGGGCTCGGCCGAGCTGTCTGCTGTTGCTGCACTGATGGGTAAATTGCCAACACCGGCGGAATACCTGTCCTATGCAGACAAGCTCGATAGCATGAGCGGTGAGATTTATCGCTACCTCAATTTCAATGAAATTGAGTCCTTCCAAAAATCTGCAGACGAAGGCAAGCGCATTGCCGCCGTGCAGATTCAGGATGTGGTGATGTAA
- a CDS encoding DUF1289 domain-containing protein yields MFKPVKTPCVGICSTGIGDSVCRGCKRFAHEVIDWNAYSHEQRVIIEQRLAGFLVQVVSRYLEITDVAALKAQLALQRVRYRDDRDPHCWVFDLLRAGASQIQAPEHYGLRLLVEADLAQIKSDIDADYYALSVAYYDAYIAPGLASQAG; encoded by the coding sequence ATGTTTAAACCCGTAAAAACGCCCTGCGTTGGTATTTGCTCTACCGGTATCGGCGATAGCGTCTGCCGAGGCTGCAAGCGCTTTGCCCACGAGGTCATCGATTGGAATGCCTATAGCCACGAGCAGCGCGTGATTATCGAGCAGCGCCTAGCCGGGTTTTTGGTGCAGGTGGTGTCGCGCTATTTGGAAATTACCGATGTGGCGGCGCTTAAGGCGCAGTTGGCATTGCAGCGGGTGCGCTACCGCGACGATCGCGACCCCCACTGCTGGGTTTTTGATTTACTGCGCGCGGGCGCGAGCCAAATTCAGGCGCCTGAACACTACGGCTTACGGTTGTTGGTCGAGGCCGATTTGGCGCAGATTAAGTCCGATATCGATGCCGATTATTACGCCTTATCTGTGGCTTATTACGACGCCTATATCGCCCCCGGTTTGGCCTCCCAAGCCGGTTAA
- a CDS encoding tRNA-(ms[2]io[6]A)-hydroxylase, with the protein MTAIPEIKAFLRCATPPRWIEAALQAPDILLIDHANCELKAAQTAQGLMWKYGMNNVEKGPYNLDDSVAFTLLNKMSRLAREELRHFEQVLGFMKKRQITYVQLSAARYAAELRQAARTHEPAKLVDTLLIGAIIEARSCERFEALAPHLDDVLQKFYLSLLKSEARHYQDYLALAGLLESSAVIEKQLDKFLKLEQSLIESTDTVFRFHSGVPFHGGAAGA; encoded by the coding sequence ATGACCGCAATTCCAGAAATTAAGGCCTTTTTGCGCTGCGCTACACCGCCGCGCTGGATTGAGGCCGCACTCCAGGCACCCGATATTTTGCTCATTGACCACGCCAACTGCGAGCTTAAGGCGGCGCAAACGGCGCAGGGATTAATGTGGAAATACGGCATGAATAATGTCGAGAAAGGTCCTTATAACCTCGACGATTCGGTGGCTTTTACCCTGTTGAATAAAATGTCCCGTTTGGCGCGGGAAGAATTGCGGCATTTTGAGCAGGTGTTGGGCTTTATGAAAAAGCGCCAGATCACCTATGTACAGTTATCGGCCGCCCGTTATGCGGCCGAATTGCGTCAGGCAGCGCGCACCCACGAGCCGGCAAAGCTGGTTGATACACTGTTGATCGGCGCCATTATCGAAGCGCGCTCGTGCGAGCGATTTGAGGCCTTGGCGCCGCATCTCGATGACGTCTTGCAAAAATTTTACCTATCACTGTTGAAGTCTGAGGCGCGCCACTACCAAGATTACTTGGCCTTGGCCGGGTTGCTGGAATCGTCGGCGGTTATTGAAAAACAGCTGGATAAGTTTCTGAAGCTAGAGCAGAGCTTGATCGAGTCGACCGATACGGTGTTCCGCTTTCACAGCGGCGTGCCTTTTCATGGCGGAGCCGCTGGCGCCTAG
- a CDS encoding UDP-2,3-diacylglucosamine diphosphatase, with product MTSYFISDLHLDATRPDVTRAFLHFLNNAAQQANALYILGDLFEAWIGDDDDAPLALEVQAALKAYADSGHALYFMQGNRDFLVGEAFCQRTGAKMLNDPTVIDLHGKVVLLMHGDTLCTDDVDYQEFRAQARNPQWQAPLLAQPLAARRQLAAKIRAETSSLAAMKAEDIMDVNRDEVARVMLTHRADLLVHGHTHRPKRHPVNLNGQQAERIVLGDWHRSLWYLAVSPKAIELIEQPL from the coding sequence ATGACTAGCTATTTCATCTCTGATTTACATCTAGATGCAACGCGCCCGGACGTCACCCGGGCGTTTTTGCACTTCCTAAACAACGCAGCCCAGCAGGCTAATGCCCTGTATATTTTGGGCGACTTGTTCGAGGCCTGGATTGGCGATGACGACGATGCCCCGCTCGCACTCGAGGTGCAGGCAGCGCTTAAGGCCTATGCCGACAGCGGCCACGCCCTCTACTTTATGCAAGGCAATCGGGATTTTTTGGTGGGCGAAGCATTTTGTCAGCGCACCGGCGCAAAAATGCTCAACGACCCAACCGTGATAGATTTACACGGCAAGGTCGTGCTACTGATGCACGGCGATACGCTTTGCACCGACGATGTGGACTACCAAGAATTTCGCGCCCAAGCGCGCAACCCCCAGTGGCAAGCGCCACTATTAGCACAACCTCTCGCCGCGCGGCGCCAATTGGCGGCTAAGATACGGGCCGAGACCAGCTCACTGGCGGCGATGAAAGCCGAAGACATCATGGATGTAAATCGCGACGAAGTGGCGCGAGTGATGCTCACCCACCGCGCCGACCTATTGGTTCACGGGCATACCCACAGGCCCAAGCGACACCCCGTTAACCTCAATGGCCAGCAGGCCGAACGTATCGTTTTGGGCGATTGGCACAGGTCGCTCTGGTATCTGGCCGTTTCGCCAAAGGCCATCGAACTGATCGAACAGCCGCTGTAG
- a CDS encoding peptidylprolyl isomerase has product MITLQTNFGDIVIELNFDKAPKTAANFQQYVEDGFYDGIIFHRVIDNFMIQGGGFTADMAQKPTRDQIENEADNGLTNEEGTLAMARTSDPHSASAQFFINVKNNSFLNHTGKNMQGWGYCVFGKVVSGMDVVKQIKAVKTGSAGGHQDVPVEPVIIQKATVTA; this is encoded by the coding sequence ATGATTACCCTACAAACTAACTTCGGCGACATCGTAATTGAGCTGAATTTCGACAAAGCGCCTAAAACCGCCGCCAATTTTCAGCAGTACGTTGAAGATGGTTTCTACGATGGCATCATATTTCACCGCGTGATCGACAATTTCATGATCCAAGGCGGTGGCTTTACCGCTGATATGGCGCAAAAGCCTACCCGCGATCAAATTGAAAACGAAGCCGACAACGGCCTGACCAACGAAGAGGGTACTCTGGCCATGGCCAGAACCTCCGATCCACACTCGGCCAGCGCTCAATTTTTCATCAACGTGAAAAACAACAGCTTCTTAAACCATACCGGCAAAAACATGCAGGGCTGGGGCTATTGCGTGTTCGGCAAAGTGGTTTCCGGCATGGATGTGGTCAAGCAAATTAAAGCCGTTAAAACCGGCAGCGCTGGCGGCCACCAAGACGTGCCCGTTGAACCCGTTATCATTCAAAAGGCCACCGTAACCGCCTAA